From Roseovarius nanhaiticus, one genomic window encodes:
- the gloB gene encoding hydroxyacylglutathione hydrolase, translating to MPSDTPFEIAVIPCLSDNYAFLAHDPGTGATLCVDVPEAAPIKAALAQRGWTLSHVLLTHHHADHVQGLKELLSEHPAQVIGARADAHRLPPLDTEVAEDDEIRIGAQSGRVMDVSGHTVGHIAVHFPASRAVFTADSLMALGCGRLFEGTPDQMWTSLSKLMALPPETIVYSGHEYTAANAKFALTVDPDNPDLISRSKQIETARDQGRPTIPSTMAEELATNPFLRAADPAIRAHLGMQDATDAAVFAEIRARKDVF from the coding sequence TTGCCGTCCGACACGCCCTTCGAAATCGCTGTGATCCCCTGCCTTTCAGACAATTACGCCTTCTTGGCCCATGATCCCGGAACGGGTGCGACACTCTGCGTTGACGTGCCCGAAGCTGCACCGATCAAAGCGGCCCTGGCGCAGCGCGGCTGGACGCTCAGCCATGTGCTGCTGACCCATCACCACGCGGACCACGTGCAGGGGTTGAAGGAGTTGTTGAGCGAACATCCGGCCCAGGTGATCGGCGCCCGCGCCGACGCGCATCGCCTCCCCCCGCTTGATACCGAGGTGGCCGAGGATGACGAGATCAGGATCGGCGCACAGTCAGGCCGTGTCATGGATGTCAGCGGGCATACCGTGGGCCATATCGCCGTGCATTTCCCGGCCAGCCGCGCCGTTTTCACCGCCGACAGCCTCATGGCACTGGGCTGCGGGCGCCTGTTCGAAGGCACGCCGGATCAGATGTGGACCTCCTTGAGCAAGCTGATGGCCCTACCGCCCGAAACGATCGTCTATTCGGGACACGAATACACCGCCGCCAACGCGAAATTCGCGCTGACCGTTGATCCGGACAATCCCGATCTTATATCTCGTTCCAAGCAGATCGAGACGGCCCGTGATCAGGGCCGCCCGACCATTCCCAGCACCATGGCCGAGGAATTGGCCACAAACCCCTTCCTGCGCGCCGCCGACCCGGCCATCCGGGCGCATCTGGGCATGCAGGACGCCACCGACGCCGCCGTCTTTGCCGAAATCCGCGCGCGCAAGGATGTCTTCTGA
- a CDS encoding F0F1 ATP synthase subunit delta, whose product MSEPASISTGIAERYATAIFEIAQDSKRLGKLETSVDAMAEALDASADLRDMIASPIVSRAEQEQAITAICEHLKVTPSLGRGAALMAQKRRLFALPQVLAQLRAMIAESKGEVQADVTSAKALTKTQSDKLAKTLKANVGKDVKINATVDESLIGGLIVKVGSKMIDTSIRSKLASLQNSMKEVG is encoded by the coding sequence GTGTCCGAACCAGCTTCGATTTCTACGGGTATCGCCGAACGCTATGCGACCGCGATCTTCGAGATCGCACAAGACAGCAAACGACTGGGTAAATTGGAAACGAGCGTCGACGCGATGGCCGAGGCGCTGGACGCCAGCGCCGATCTGCGTGACATGATTGCAAGTCCCATTGTCAGTCGCGCCGAGCAGGAACAGGCGATCACCGCCATCTGCGAGCATCTCAAGGTGACCCCGTCGCTCGGCCGCGGCGCTGCTCTCATGGCACAAAAGCGCCGCCTTTTCGCGCTGCCGCAGGTCCTTGCGCAACTTCGCGCGATGATTGCCGAGAGCAAAGGCGAAGTCCAGGCGGACGTGACCAGCGCCAAGGCGCTGACCAAGACGCAGTCGGACAAGCTGGCCAAGACGCTCAAGGCGAATGTCGGCAAGGACGTCAAGATCAATGCGACCGTTGATGAAAGCCTCATCGGCGGTCTTATCGTCAAGGTGGGCTCGAAGATGATCGACACGTCGATCCGCTCCAAGCTTGCATCGCTCCAGAATTCAATGAAAGAGGTCGGATAA
- a CDS encoding calcium-binding protein, with protein sequence MEFLLLGALALIFGATVVNSDDDDMARAAPEPDGEDEDAAPSTDETEDRNLILGTDGDDTLAAGQNDLLRAGRGNDLLGGTDNAIISAGPGDDTIAATDTVTADGGFGNDIITAGGDATVTGGAGDDQLALGNNARGSGGDGNDTLAGANFSTVFGEDGEDVLNLRGAAVGFGGLGDDLITAAGRSEANGGGGNDAIIAEGNATARGGAGDDQIIGQDNARLFGGRGDDVVVGFGAASVDGGTGDDLIGFELPNETSSTSHVLTGGAGTDVFGLSLYQTDADQTAQIAPITITDFDAATEILLLETPPPASTTITLNADQSETEVRLTFDTLPDVTITLQNAPDFSEENLTFVPLSSDPTIAMQTMGTPGDDTLVGDQGADIAPGAGDDDIALYMAPGDADPAALSTVDLTDPDDTLTLYLDGRADGTYHLREVTTRETVQSDSNAEVIEARSTLEIAFIPTASGVSAPSDAQFLGTDPVDGLERLAVIDLGTETLTENLNVTVDDPGRFTTAGTVNDMPSVKVFGPLASQGAIQRA encoded by the coding sequence ATGGAATTTTTGCTATTGGGCGCGCTTGCGCTGATCTTTGGCGCGACAGTCGTAAACAGCGATGACGACGACATGGCCCGCGCCGCGCCCGAGCCTGATGGTGAGGACGAGGACGCCGCGCCGTCCACCGACGAGACGGAGGATCGCAATTTGATCCTCGGCACCGACGGCGACGACACGTTGGCCGCAGGACAGAATGATCTGCTGCGCGCGGGGCGCGGCAACGACCTGCTGGGCGGAACTGACAATGCGATCATCAGCGCCGGCCCCGGCGATGACACGATCGCAGCCACGGATACGGTCACGGCCGATGGCGGCTTTGGCAATGACATCATCACAGCGGGCGGCGATGCCACCGTCACCGGCGGTGCAGGGGACGATCAACTGGCACTTGGGAACAATGCCAGAGGCAGTGGCGGCGATGGCAACGACACTCTTGCCGGCGCCAACTTCTCCACCGTCTTCGGCGAGGATGGCGAGGACGTGCTCAACCTGCGCGGCGCCGCCGTCGGCTTTGGCGGGCTGGGCGATGATCTGATTACCGCCGCGGGCCGCTCCGAGGCGAATGGTGGCGGCGGCAACGATGCCATCATCGCGGAGGGCAATGCCACCGCCCGCGGCGGCGCCGGAGACGACCAGATCATCGGGCAGGACAATGCCCGACTATTCGGCGGGCGCGGCGATGATGTCGTGGTCGGCTTTGGCGCCGCCAGCGTGGATGGCGGCACGGGCGACGACTTGATCGGATTTGAACTGCCGAACGAGACCTCCAGCACATCCCATGTGCTGACCGGCGGCGCAGGAACGGATGTGTTCGGTCTGTCCCTCTACCAGACGGACGCGGATCAAACCGCACAGATCGCCCCGATCACGATCACCGATTTCGATGCCGCCACCGAAATTCTGCTCTTGGAAACGCCGCCCCCTGCCTCGACAACGATCACGCTGAACGCGGATCAAAGCGAGACGGAGGTGCGGCTGACCTTTGACACTCTGCCAGACGTGACGATCACCTTGCAGAACGCCCCGGATTTCAGTGAAGAGAACCTGACGTTCGTGCCGCTGTCTTCGGATCCGACCATCGCCATGCAAACCATGGGAACGCCCGGCGATGACACGTTGGTGGGCGATCAGGGCGCAGACATCGCACCCGGCGCGGGCGACGACGATATCGCGCTCTACATGGCGCCCGGCGATGCGGACCCTGCCGCGCTCAGCACCGTTGATCTGACAGACCCGGATGACACCCTGACGCTTTACCTGGATGGGCGCGCCGACGGCACCTATCACCTGCGTGAAGTCACGACGCGCGAGACTGTGCAATCCGACTCGAACGCCGAAGTCATCGAGGCGCGCAGCACATTGGAGATCGCTTTCATACCCACGGCCAGCGGCGTCTCCGCGCCCAGCGATGCGCAGTTTCTGGGCACCGATCCCGTCGATGGGCTGGAGCGGTTGGCCGTGATCGATCTGGGCACCGAGACGCTGACCGAAAATCTCAACGTCACAGTCGATGATCCGGGCCGCTTTACCACCGCCGGCACCGTCAACGACATGCCCAGCGTCAAAGTCTTTGGCCCGCTCGCCAGCCAGGGCGCAATTCAGCGGGCCTAG
- the atpA gene encoding F0F1 ATP synthase subunit alpha, with translation MGIQAAEISAILKDQIKNFGQDAEVAEVGRVLSVGDGIARVHGLDNVQAGELVEFPGSIMGMALNLEADNVGVVIFGSDRDIKEGDTVKRTKSIVDVPIGDALLGRVVDGLGNPLDGKGPIKTSERALADVKAPGIMPRKSVHEPMATGIKSVDAMIPVGRGQRELIIGDRQTGKTAIALDTMLNQKSINDAAGDDESKKLYCVYVAIGQKRSTVAQLVKKLEETGAIDYSIVVAATASDPAPMQFLAPYSATAMAEHFRDNGRHALIVYDDLSKQAVAYRQMSLLLRRPPGREAYPGDVFYLHSRLLERSAKLNEDNGSGSLTALPIIETQGGDVSAFIPTNVISITDGQIFLETELFYQGIRPAVNTGLSVSRVGSSAQTNAMKSVAGPVKLELAQYREMAAFAQFGSDLDAATQQLLNRGARLTELMKQPQYSPLTNAEIVCVIYAGTKGYLDKIAVKEVGRFEDGLLKHLRNKHSDLLEMITKEDPKIKGDAEDKIKAALDEFAADFA, from the coding sequence ATGGGTATCCAAGCGGCAGAAATTTCTGCAATCCTGAAGGACCAGATCAAGAATTTCGGCCAGGACGCCGAAGTCGCCGAGGTGGGCCGGGTTCTGTCCGTCGGTGACGGTATCGCCCGCGTTCACGGTCTGGACAACGTCCAGGCCGGCGAACTGGTCGAATTCCCCGGATCGATCATGGGCATGGCGCTGAACCTCGAGGCTGACAATGTCGGCGTCGTGATCTTCGGCTCGGACCGCGACATCAAGGAAGGCGACACCGTCAAGCGCACCAAGTCCATCGTGGACGTGCCGATCGGTGACGCGCTTCTGGGCCGTGTCGTTGATGGCCTTGGCAACCCTCTGGACGGCAAGGGCCCGATCAAGACCTCCGAGCGTGCGCTCGCCGACGTCAAGGCGCCCGGCATCATGCCGCGTAAATCGGTGCACGAGCCCATGGCGACCGGCATCAAATCCGTCGACGCGATGATCCCCGTTGGCCGTGGCCAGCGCGAGCTGATCATCGGCGACCGTCAGACCGGCAAGACCGCCATCGCGCTGGACACGATGCTGAACCAGAAGTCGATCAACGACGCCGCCGGCGACGACGAGAGCAAGAAGCTCTATTGCGTCTATGTCGCCATCGGTCAGAAGCGTTCGACCGTGGCCCAGCTGGTGAAGAAACTGGAAGAGACCGGCGCGATCGACTATTCGATCGTTGTCGCCGCGACCGCCTCGGACCCCGCGCCGATGCAGTTCCTCGCGCCTTATTCGGCAACCGCCATGGCCGAGCATTTCCGCGACAATGGTCGCCATGCTCTGATCGTCTACGATGACCTGTCCAAGCAGGCCGTGGCCTACCGTCAGATGTCGCTGCTGCTGCGCCGTCCGCCCGGCCGCGAAGCCTATCCCGGCGACGTTTTCTATCTCCACTCCCGCCTGCTCGAGCGTTCGGCCAAGCTGAACGAGGATAACGGGTCGGGCTCGCTGACGGCTCTGCCGATCATCGAAACGCAAGGTGGCGACGTGTCGGCCTTTATTCCGACCAACGTGATCTCGATCACCGACGGTCAGATCTTCCTCGAGACCGAGCTGTTCTATCAGGGCATCCGCCCCGCCGTGAACACCGGCCTGTCGGTTTCGCGTGTGGGTTCTTCGGCGCAGACCAACGCGATGAAATCCGTCGCGGGCCCGGTCAAGCTGGAGCTGGCGCAGTACCGCGAAATGGCGGCCTTTGCTCAGTTCGGCTCGGACCTGGATGCCGCCACCCAGCAGCTGCTGAACCGTGGCGCACGCCTGACGGAGCTGATGAAGCAGCCGCAGTATTCGCCGCTGACGAATGCGGAAATCGTCTGCGTCATCTATGCGGGCACCAAGGGCTATCTGGACAAGATCGCGGTCAAGGAAGTCGGGCGCTTTGAAGACGGTCTGCTGAAGCATCTGCGCAACAAGCATTCCGACCTCTTGGAGATGATCACCAAAGAAGATCCCAAGATCAAAGGCGATGCCGAGGACAAGATCAAAGCCGCGCTGGATGAGTTCGCAGCCGACTTTGCGTGA
- the clpA gene encoding ATP-dependent Clp protease ATP-binding subunit ClpA, with protein sequence MPSFSTTLEQAIHAALALANARQHEFATLEHLLLALVDEPDANRVLKACSVDSEELRTTLVEFIDDELSNLVTDIEGSEAVPTAAFQRVIQRAAIHVQSSGRTEVTGANVLVAIFAERESNAAYFLQEQDMTRYDAVNFIAHGVAKDPAFGEARPVQGADEDTEGATQDSSAVEPGESALAKYCVDLNEKSRTGDVDPLIGRADEVERCIQVLCRRRKNNPILVGDPGVGKTAIAEGLAYKIVQGQTPEILSKTTIYSLDMGALLAGTRYRGDFEERLKAVVTELENHPDAVLFIDEIHTVIGAGATSGGAMDASNLLKPALQGGKLRCMGSTTYKEFRQHFEKDRALARRFQKIDVAEPSVEDAVKILKGLKPYFEEHHSVKYTNEAIKTAVDLASRYINDRKLPDKAIDVIDEAGAAQHLVAASKRRKSIGVKEIEAVVAKIARIPPKNVSKDDAAVLKDLEVSLKRVVFGQDAAIEALSSAIKLARAGLREPEKPIGNYLFAGPTGVGKTEVAKQLADTLGVELIRFDMSEYMEKHAVSRLIGAPPGYVGFDQGGLLTDGIDQHPHCVLLLDEIEKAHPDVFNILLQVMDHGTLTDHNGRKVDFRNVVLIMTSNAGASELAKSAIGFGRERRTGEDTAAIERTFTPEFRNRLDATISFGPLPKEVIMQVVEKFVLQLEAQLMDRNVTIELTAPAAEWLADKGYDDKMGARPLGRVIQEYIKKPLAEELLFGKLAKGGVVKVGVKDGQIDLQISGPDTPRLSGGKPPLLTAE encoded by the coding sequence GTGCCTTCATTCTCGACCACACTGGAACAGGCAATTCACGCCGCACTGGCGCTGGCCAACGCACGCCAGCACGAATTCGCCACGCTCGAACATTTGCTGCTCGCCCTCGTGGACGAGCCGGACGCCAATCGCGTGCTCAAGGCATGCAGCGTCGATTCCGAAGAGTTGCGGACCACCCTCGTCGAATTCATCGACGACGAGCTTTCGAACCTCGTCACCGACATCGAAGGCTCCGAGGCGGTCCCGACCGCCGCGTTCCAACGGGTGATCCAGCGCGCCGCGATCCATGTGCAATCCTCGGGTCGCACCGAAGTCACAGGCGCCAACGTCCTCGTCGCCATCTTTGCCGAGCGCGAGTCGAACGCCGCGTATTTCCTGCAAGAGCAGGACATGACGCGCTACGACGCGGTCAACTTCATTGCGCATGGCGTGGCCAAGGATCCCGCCTTCGGCGAGGCGCGCCCCGTTCAGGGCGCGGATGAGGATACCGAAGGCGCGACGCAAGACAGCAGCGCTGTCGAGCCGGGCGAGTCGGCCTTGGCCAAGTATTGCGTCGACCTCAACGAGAAATCCCGCACCGGCGATGTCGACCCACTGATCGGCCGCGCGGACGAGGTCGAGCGTTGCATCCAGGTGCTTTGCCGCCGCCGCAAGAACAACCCGATCCTCGTCGGCGATCCCGGCGTGGGCAAGACGGCCATCGCCGAGGGTCTCGCCTACAAGATCGTTCAGGGCCAGACGCCTGAAATCCTGTCGAAAACGACAATCTACTCGCTCGACATGGGGGCGCTGCTTGCGGGCACGCGCTACCGCGGTGACTTTGAGGAGCGGCTGAAGGCCGTGGTGACCGAGCTTGAAAATCACCCCGATGCGGTCCTCTTCATTGACGAGATCCACACCGTGATCGGTGCGGGCGCCACCTCGGGCGGTGCCATGGATGCGTCAAACCTGCTGAAACCTGCTCTTCAGGGCGGCAAGCTGCGCTGCATGGGCTCGACCACCTACAAGGAATTCCGCCAGCATTTCGAGAAGGACCGCGCCCTCGCGCGGCGATTCCAGAAGATTGACGTGGCGGAGCCTTCGGTCGAGGATGCGGTCAAGATCCTGAAGGGCCTCAAGCCCTATTTCGAAGAGCATCACAGCGTCAAATACACCAATGAGGCGATCAAGACCGCCGTCGATCTGGCGTCGCGCTATATCAATGACCGCAAGCTGCCCGACAAGGCGATCGACGTGATCGATGAGGCGGGCGCAGCGCAACATCTGGTCGCCGCCTCCAAACGCCGCAAAAGCATCGGCGTCAAGGAGATCGAGGCCGTCGTCGCCAAGATCGCGCGCATTCCGCCGAAAAACGTCTCGAAGGATGATGCGGCAGTGCTCAAGGATCTGGAGGTCTCGCTCAAGCGCGTGGTCTTTGGCCAGGACGCGGCCATCGAGGCGCTTTCCAGCGCGATCAAGCTGGCCCGTGCCGGCCTGCGCGAGCCCGAAAAGCCGATCGGCAACTATCTCTTCGCCGGTCCTACGGGGGTGGGTAAAACCGAGGTTGCCAAGCAACTGGCCGACACCTTGGGCGTCGAACTGATCCGCTTCGATATGTCGGAATACATGGAGAAACACGCGGTCAGCCGCCTCATTGGCGCGCCTCCGGGCTATGTCGGGTTCGATCAGGGTGGTCTGCTGACCGACGGGATCGACCAGCATCCGCATTGCGTGCTGCTGCTGGACGAAATCGAAAAAGCGCACCCGGATGTCTTCAATATCCTCTTGCAGGTGATGGATCACGGCACTTTGACGGACCATAACGGCCGGAAGGTCGATTTCCGCAACGTGGTGCTGATCATGACCTCGAATGCAGGCGCGTCCGAGCTGGCGAAATCGGCTATCGGCTTTGGCCGCGAGCGGCGCACGGGTGAGGATACGGCGGCGATCGAGCGCACCTTCACGCCCGAATTCCGCAACCGTCTGGATGCCACCATCTCCTTCGGCCCCCTGCCGAAAGAGGTGATCATGCAGGTGGTCGAGAAGTTCGTGCTGCAGCTTGAGGCGCAGCTGATGGACCGCAACGTCACGATCGAGCTTACAGCGCCCGCCGCCGAGTGGCTGGCCGACAAGGGCTATGACGACAAGATGGGCGCGCGTCCCTTGGGCCGCGTGATTCAGGAATACATCAAGAAGCCGCTCGCGGAGGAACTCCTTTTCGGCAAGCTGGCCAAGGGCGGTGTGGTCAAGGTCGGCGTGAAGGATGGCCAGATTGACCTGCAGATCAGCGGCCCCGACACGCCGCGCCTCAGCGGGGGCAAGCCGCCCCTGCTGACCGCGGAGTGA
- a CDS encoding methyltransferase domain-containing protein, which yields MHLDVQEFRNFYYRSTLGRAVQKTVRAQIADVWPEAKGQTVVGFGFAVPFLRPYLSEARRVIALMPGPQGVIAWPQKMPNISVLCEETIWPIETGHVDKLLVMHGLEASERPADLLDECWRVLGPGGSALFVVPNRAGLWSRSDRTPFGSGRPYSQTQLETLLKAHSFLPERHRTTLYQPPSTRRFWRKTAGMWERLGGNLSIINAGGVLMVEATKRVQAPRGPGLRASVRKPLEALAPKPKPVAGQV from the coding sequence ATGCATCTCGATGTGCAGGAGTTTCGGAATTTCTATTACCGCAGCACGCTGGGCCGTGCTGTGCAGAAAACCGTGCGCGCCCAGATTGCCGATGTCTGGCCCGAAGCCAAGGGGCAGACGGTTGTCGGCTTTGGCTTCGCGGTGCCGTTCCTGCGGCCCTATCTTTCCGAAGCGCGCAGGGTGATCGCCCTGATGCCCGGACCGCAGGGTGTAATCGCCTGGCCGCAAAAAATGCCGAATATCTCGGTGCTGTGCGAGGAAACGATCTGGCCGATCGAGACCGGTCATGTGGACAAGCTGCTGGTGATGCACGGGCTGGAGGCAAGCGAGCGGCCCGCCGACCTTCTGGATGAATGCTGGCGCGTGCTGGGACCGGGGGGATCGGCGCTTTTTGTCGTGCCGAACCGTGCGGGTCTATGGTCGCGCAGCGATCGCACGCCCTTCGGCTCGGGGCGGCCTTATAGCCAAACCCAGCTGGAGACGCTGCTGAAAGCCCATAGTTTCCTGCCCGAGCGCCACAGGACAACGCTCTACCAGCCGCCCAGCACGCGGCGGTTCTGGCGCAAGACCGCCGGCATGTGGGAGCGTTTGGGCGGCAACCTGTCGATCATCAACGCGGGCGGCGTTTTGATGGTGGAAGCGACCAAGCGCGTGCAGGCGCCGCGCGGGCCGGGCCTGCGCGCCAGCGTCCGCAAACCGCTTGAGGCGTTGGCGCCCAAGCCCAAGCCGGTCGCGGGCCAGGTCTGA
- a CDS encoding M23 family metallopeptidase yields the protein MKIRYRFAALAFLAGAASADEAPRLGLPADCTLGQTCFIQQYPDADPGPAAQDFMCKGLSYDGHKGTDFGLPSLAAMEAGVTVIAAAPGIVRGVRDEMVDRLYSPQDDTLSGRDCGNGAVIDHGGGWETQYCHLAMGSLTVASGDVIERGAPLGRIGLSGRTQFPHVHLSLRKDGVPVDPFRPQGGCGGPGTESLWIDAPAYQPGGLLSAGLSVTVPEYDAVKAGTAALDALAQDAPSLVAWGYGFGARAGDVMRLTILGPDGKTVFEHETLLSKPQAQYFRAAGKRARALWPPGSYVARAELIRGGTLIDTAESRIETR from the coding sequence GTGAAGATACGCTACCGGTTTGCGGCGCTCGCCTTTCTGGCGGGCGCCGCATCCGCCGATGAGGCGCCCCGCCTCGGCCTGCCCGCCGATTGCACGCTGGGTCAGACCTGTTTCATTCAACAATATCCCGACGCTGATCCCGGCCCCGCCGCGCAGGATTTCATGTGCAAGGGCCTCAGTTACGACGGCCACAAAGGCACTGATTTCGGCCTGCCCTCGCTTGCCGCGATGGAGGCGGGCGTCACGGTCATCGCGGCGGCGCCCGGCATTGTGCGGGGTGTGCGTGACGAGATGGTCGACAGGCTATATTCCCCGCAAGACGACACGCTATCGGGCCGCGATTGCGGCAATGGCGCCGTGATCGACCATGGCGGAGGGTGGGAGACGCAGTATTGCCACCTTGCCATGGGCTCGCTGACGGTAGCGTCCGGTGATGTGATCGAGCGCGGCGCGCCGCTGGGCCGTATCGGCCTGTCGGGGCGCACGCAGTTTCCCCACGTGCATCTCAGCCTGCGCAAGGACGGTGTCCCAGTCGATCCCTTCCGCCCCCAAGGCGGCTGCGGCGGACCCGGCACCGAGAGCCTTTGGATCGACGCGCCTGCCTATCAGCCCGGCGGCCTTCTGAGCGCCGGCCTCTCGGTCACGGTGCCCGAATATGATGCGGTCAAGGCCGGCACCGCCGCCTTGGACGCGCTGGCGCAGGACGCACCCTCGCTGGTCGCTTGGGGCTACGGCTTTGGCGCGCGGGCGGGCGATGTCATGCGGCTGACCATTTTGGGGCCAGACGGCAAGACTGTGTTCGAGCACGAGACCCTGCTCAGCAAACCGCAAGCGCAATACTTCCGTGCCGCAGGCAAGCGCGCCCGCGCCTTGTGGCCGCCCGGCAGCTATGTGGCACGGGCCGAGCTGATCCGGGGTGGCACCCTTATCGACACCGCCGAAAGCCGTATCGAAACGCGCTAA
- a CDS encoding peptidoglycan -binding protein, with protein sequence MALSRRTGQRFQSSIWPGFVDAMTGLLLVLMFVLTIFMVVQFALRETITGQESQLDTLSAEVAALSRALGLEQDRNASLQERVGVLATTLENARQRQEAQTAQIASLTAANEEARDRIASFEEQVAGLLAERDRALGQVDDLETARDTLISDKEALQLALADLRDEVDAEAEAARLAAAQRDALEALAAELRAEADSSAAALEQSETELSDAEAARLAQAAAAEALRERLEGSQAELTAMTLALEEQRRRAEETLTLLAAAREGQEDLEARLAAALAAREAETADAQTLATDLDAASQEIAALEAELAALKADRALSEAEVQEQLTAALAAKLAAENEAETQMTAAEERAALLSEARDRLAAQEAQTEAAQREQELLNQQVAALRDQLGQLQALLDDAKAREAASDVQLQSLGQDLNAALARVAAAEKRRREAEEEKNRLLEAEKQDLEKYRSDFFGRLRDVLGNQEGVRIEGDRFVFSSEVLFAPGQATLSNSGKNEIAKVAEILRNVVGDIPEEIDWVIRVDGHTDDVPIIASAQFADNWELSQARALSVVRYMIDFLGLPPDRLAANGFGQYQPVAEGSSPEARAQNRRIELKFTEK encoded by the coding sequence ATGGCCCTGTCGCGCCGCACCGGGCAACGCTTCCAATCCTCGATCTGGCCGGGTTTCGTCGATGCGATGACGGGCCTCCTTTTGGTTCTGATGTTCGTGCTGACCATCTTCATGGTGGTGCAATTCGCCCTGCGCGAGACGATCACGGGGCAGGAATCGCAGCTGGATACCCTCTCGGCCGAGGTCGCGGCACTGTCGCGTGCGCTGGGCCTCGAGCAGGATCGCAACGCCTCGCTTCAGGAGCGGGTGGGTGTTCTGGCGACCACGCTGGAGAACGCGCGCCAGCGGCAGGAGGCGCAGACTGCGCAGATCGCCTCGCTGACCGCAGCGAACGAAGAGGCCCGTGACCGCATCGCCAGTTTCGAAGAGCAGGTGGCGGGCCTTCTGGCCGAGCGCGACCGCGCGCTGGGCCAGGTGGATGACCTTGAGACGGCCCGCGACACGCTGATCTCCGACAAGGAGGCGCTGCAACTGGCGCTGGCCGATCTGCGCGACGAGGTGGATGCCGAGGCCGAGGCCGCCCGCCTTGCCGCCGCGCAGCGCGATGCGCTGGAAGCATTGGCCGCGGAATTGCGCGCGGAGGCCGACAGCAGTGCCGCCGCTCTGGAGCAGTCGGAGACGGAGCTGAGCGATGCCGAGGCCGCGCGGCTGGCGCAGGCCGCTGCCGCCGAGGCGCTGCGCGAGCGGCTGGAAGGCTCGCAGGCCGAGCTGACGGCCATGACCCTCGCCCTCGAAGAGCAGCGCCGCCGGGCCGAGGAAACGCTGACCCTTCTGGCCGCAGCGCGGGAGGGGCAGGAGGATCTGGAGGCGCGCCTCGCCGCCGCGCTTGCCGCGCGCGAGGCCGAGACTGCCGATGCGCAGACCCTCGCCACCGATCTGGACGCGGCCTCGCAAGAGATTGCCGCGCTTGAGGCCGAGCTTGCGGCGCTCAAGGCGGACCGCGCGCTGTCCGAGGCGGAGGTGCAGGAGCAACTGACCGCGGCGCTCGCCGCAAAACTGGCTGCCGAGAACGAGGCCGAGACCCAGATGACCGCCGCCGAGGAGCGCGCGGCGCTTTTGTCCGAGGCGCGAGACCGGCTGGCCGCGCAGGAGGCGCAAACCGAGGCGGCGCAGCGCGAGCAGGAACTGCTGAATCAGCAGGTCGCCGCCCTGCGCGATCAGCTGGGCCAGTTGCAGGCGCTTCTGGACGATGCCAAGGCGCGCGAGGCCGCGAGCGATGTGCAGCTGCAATCACTGGGCCAGGATCTGAACGCCGCGCTCGCCCGCGTCGCCGCCGCAGAAAAGCGCCGCCGCGAGGCCGAGGAGGAAAAGAACCGTCTGCTGGAGGCGGAAAAGCAGGATCTCGAGAAATATCGCTCGGATTTCTTCGGGCGTCTGCGCGACGTTCTGGGCAATCAGGAGGGCGTGCGCATCGAGGGCGATCGCTTCGTCTTCTCGTCCGAGGTGCTGTTCGCGCCGGGGCAGGCGACCCTGTCGAATTCCGGCAAGAACGAAATTGCCAAGGTGGCCGAGATCCTGCGTAATGTCGTCGGCGATATCCCCGAAGAGATTGACTGGGTGATCCGTGTCGATGGCCACACGGATGACGTGCCCATCATCGCCTCTGCCCAATTCGCAGATAACTGGGAGCTGAGCCAGGCGCGCGCCCTCTCGGTCGTGCGCTACATGATCGACTTCCTCGGTCTGCCGCCGGACCGTTTGGCGGCCAACGGCTTTGGCCAGTATCAGCCCGTGGCCGAGGGCAGCAGCCCCGAGGCGCGCGCGCAGAACCGCCGGATCGAGTTGAAGTTCACGGAAAAATAG